From one Perca fluviatilis chromosome 10, GENO_Pfluv_1.0, whole genome shotgun sequence genomic stretch:
- the LOC120566264 gene encoding cytokine-dependent hematopoietic cell linker isoform X1, whose protein sequence is MDRNRTGRNRNQRCSNNKSVMEPEYDVVGDLEEEPHVRILPARPIHDEREYADRDLPRSSSARSLVSLSTGNSNILSGEIPFTSGPVINRDLKPGRRKAKSGNYFTLLSTPSGLRSTPRIHMLLLQIRGSHLWRQLNRRSPPPPPLTSEVVKDLPRLTLQESYRRDGQKATKKADSRSLTTGLQRAESVSSLHANHRHSLDLETHNFETRSQQYLERVPSKRHHHEWPQTKEDVDQHDFVPMEKPQQTCEEDWYVGACTRADAEHALHLVNKDGAFLVRDCSINTNSEPLVLAVYHEKKVYNVKIRFIKSTAKYALGTGQRSNDMFDSVADIIKFHTIFPIILVSGRNTPGNKCPDNCVLTCPVTKRDVDQLLQ, encoded by the exons GATCGCAACAGGACAGGCAGGAACAGAAATCAAAGATGCAGTAACAATAAGAGCGTCATGGAGCCTGAGTACGACGTGGTGGGTGACCTGGAGGAAGAGCCGCATGTGCGCATACTTCCTGCAAGGCCCATACATGATGAGAGAGAGTATGCAG ACAGGGATCTTCCAAGGTCATCATCGGCTCGGAGCCTTGTATCACTCTCCACT GGTAACTCCAACATCCTCTCAGGAGAAATCCCATTTACTTCAG GACCTGTTATAAATAGAGACCTGAAGCCAGGCAGAAGAAAGGCCAAATCAGGTaactactttactttactttcaaCACCCTCTGGCCTCAGAAGCACCCCACGTATTCACATGTTGCTCTTACAGATAAGAGGGTCACACCTGTGGCGCCAGCTGAACAG GCGCTCTCCACCACCTCCACCGTTGACCTCAGAGGTAGTGAAAGACTTGCCCAGGCTGACTCTACAAGAATCCTAcaggagaga TGGACAGAAAGCAACTAAAAAA GCAGACTCCAGATCACTTACCACAG GTCTACAGAGAGCTGAAAGTGTTTCATCACTTCacgccaatcacagacattctCTGGATTTGGAAACTCATAATTTCGAAACAAG GTCACAACAATATTTAG AAAGGGTGCCATCAAAACGTCATCACCATGAGTGGCCTCAAACTAAAGAAGACGTTGATCAACATGACTTTGTTCCAATGGAAAAGCCTCAACAG ACCTGTGAAGAAGACTGGTATGTTGGGGCTTGTACTCGAGCAGATGCTGAGCACGCCTTACACCTGGTGAACAAG GACGGGGCATTTTTGGTACGAGACTGCTCCATCAACACCAACAGTGAGCCCTTGGTGTTGGCTGTGTATCACGAGAAGAAGGTTTACAATGTAAAAATCCGGTTCATCAAGAGCACCGCCAAGTATGCCCTGGGCACGGGACAACGATCAAATGAT ATGTTTGACTCTGTGGCAGATATCATCAAGTTTCACACCATATTCCCAATAATA
- the LOC120566264 gene encoding cytokine-dependent hematopoietic cell linker isoform X2: protein MDRNRTGRNRNQRCSNNKSVMEPEYDVVGDLEEEPHVRILPARPIHDEREYADRDLPRSSSARSLVSLSTGNSNILSGEIPFTSGPVINRDLKPGRRKAKSDKRVTPVAPAEQRSHRRSPPPPPLTSEVVKDLPRLTLQESYRRDGQKATKKADSRSLTTGLQRAESVSSLHANHRHSLDLETHNFETRSQQYLERVPSKRHHHEWPQTKEDVDQHDFVPMEKPQQTCEEDWYVGACTRADAEHALHLVNKDGAFLVRDCSINTNSEPLVLAVYHEKKVYNVKIRFIKSTAKYALGTGQRSNDMFDSVADIIKFHTIFPIILVSGRNTPGNKCPDNCVLTCPVTKRDVDQLLQ, encoded by the exons GATCGCAACAGGACAGGCAGGAACAGAAATCAAAGATGCAGTAACAATAAGAGCGTCATGGAGCCTGAGTACGACGTGGTGGGTGACCTGGAGGAAGAGCCGCATGTGCGCATACTTCCTGCAAGGCCCATACATGATGAGAGAGAGTATGCAG ACAGGGATCTTCCAAGGTCATCATCGGCTCGGAGCCTTGTATCACTCTCCACT GGTAACTCCAACATCCTCTCAGGAGAAATCCCATTTACTTCAG GACCTGTTATAAATAGAGACCTGAAGCCAGGCAGAAGAAAGGCCAAATCAG ATAAGAGGGTCACACCTGTGGCGCCAGCTGAACAG CGCTCACACAG GCGCTCTCCACCACCTCCACCGTTGACCTCAGAGGTAGTGAAAGACTTGCCCAGGCTGACTCTACAAGAATCCTAcaggagaga TGGACAGAAAGCAACTAAAAAA GCAGACTCCAGATCACTTACCACAG GTCTACAGAGAGCTGAAAGTGTTTCATCACTTCacgccaatcacagacattctCTGGATTTGGAAACTCATAATTTCGAAACAAG GTCACAACAATATTTAG AAAGGGTGCCATCAAAACGTCATCACCATGAGTGGCCTCAAACTAAAGAAGACGTTGATCAACATGACTTTGTTCCAATGGAAAAGCCTCAACAG ACCTGTGAAGAAGACTGGTATGTTGGGGCTTGTACTCGAGCAGATGCTGAGCACGCCTTACACCTGGTGAACAAG GACGGGGCATTTTTGGTACGAGACTGCTCCATCAACACCAACAGTGAGCCCTTGGTGTTGGCTGTGTATCACGAGAAGAAGGTTTACAATGTAAAAATCCGGTTCATCAAGAGCACCGCCAAGTATGCCCTGGGCACGGGACAACGATCAAATGAT ATGTTTGACTCTGTGGCAGATATCATCAAGTTTCACACCATATTCCCAATAATA